The Malus sylvestris chromosome 3, drMalSylv7.2, whole genome shotgun sequence genomic sequence CACCGCCTATCATCCCCAAACAGATGGGCAGTTAGAGATCCTGACGACATGCTTATGCAAAGCGAACAGATGTTTGTATCGAATGttgaggaattaaagaaagacATATTGGATGAAGCGCATATCTCTacttatgcgatgcatccagggaacaccaagatgtatcataccatccgACACTTctattattggccaggtatgaaaagagagaTTGCAGCGTATATTAGTCGTTGTGCAATTTGCCAGCAAGTTAAGGCAGAAAGGATAAAGTTGTTTGGATTGCTGCAACCACTCCCGAtacctcagtggaaatgggaagatattacgatggatttcgtgtataagTTACCTCGTACTTGAAATGGTTACGACGGTATTTGGGTAGTAGTtgatcgacttaccaagtcagcgcaCTTCATACCCGTTCGTGAGAATTACTCGTTGAATCAATTGGCCGAACGGTTCGTCTTTGAAGTGGTTAGGTACCACGGAGTCCCAGTTAGTATCATTTTTGACTAGGATCCCATATTCACTTCGAAGTTCtgggtagcttttcaggaagctttAGGATCGAGATTACTTTACAGCATCGCCTATCATCCCCAAACAGATGGGCAGTTAGAGAGAACTATCCAGACTTTGGAATATATGTTGAGATCGTCAGTTCTACAGTTTAGAGATGCTTGGCACAAGCGCTTACCATTGATAGAGTTCACGTACAACAACAACTTCCATTctagtattggtatggcaccatttgaagCGTTGTATGGGAAACTGTGCTGTACTTCACTTTGTTGGTCCAAGGTCGGTGAACGAGTTTTAATAGGTCTTAAGATCATGGAGGAAACGACACAGAACATTCAGGTGATAAAGGctaacctgaaagcagcccaTGATCGGCAGAAGAGTATCGCCAACAGAGTTTATAAGGTTAGTGATTGGGTATTCTTGAAGTTATCGTcgtggaaaggtgttgtgcgattcggaaagaaaaggaaactcAGCCCTAGGTACATCGGACCGTACCAGATCGTTGAAcgagttggtgaagttgcttatcgACTTGCCTTGCCACTAGAGTTGGCGAGAGTGCACAATGTGTTTCATGTATCGATGCTACGGAGGTACGTTTCTGATCCGTCACACGTAATCCATCCTCAGCCACTAGAGATCAATCTAGATTTGACCTATGACGAGGTTCCAGTGACTATCCttgattggaaggataaggttctTAGAAACAAGACCGTGCGGATGGTGAAGGTTTTATGGAGGAACCAAACAGTGGAGGAAGccacttgggagacagaagagCGTATGCGAGATATGTATCCACGTCTATTTTATGGCTTTGATAATAGTTAGTATTGAAATTTTGAGGACGAAATTTTTataagggggtagattgtgacgacccgtccctaattttcctatgtaatttctccccgagtatgtgtattgacgattatgcccttattggcaagtgacgtggacttattcttatcgctttcctttttatttctcgctatcgaatttaaattgtacacgctAGTACGAGTAGGCGTAAattttaaagtgtaaaaatatcaactTCAGATAGATTTCGATTCCCTTTTACTGTAGGAAATCTAAAAACCAATCCTTGAATTCCTTTTAAACCCATCCCGTGCACTTCCCCCTTCATAACTCACTGTCACCTATCccatcttttctttattttatgttCCCTCAATCAGAAAAGCATCTATCTCTCTTCTCCCGCTCCCACGccacatttcttcttcttcttgctctctgcaacaaccacaaaacacaccaaaactcacAAACGTGACAAACCAACTACACCATTGTGATCATCTCAGTCCCACGATCATAACCATGTCCTTGAAATCTGATGTAGACGAGTTTTGAATCACCAACTTTGAAGGTCGACTCGGCGAGTTCAACATATCGATTTTCAGGCCATGCATGGCTTAGGTAAGCCTTGAGAAACCCTTAGAACCTTCATTTCACTTCTATGGGTTGTTATTGAtcctttgtttgtgttttgaatgtgtggttttacccagaaactcgagaagaaggagaacaTGCCATTTTTCACTTAAGAACCGTGGCCATTTGGTCACTTTCAAACCGTTTTTCTAGTCAACCTCGACCACAACTGGACTTCTTTTGGGTACAAACTTGTTCTCtacattcctaacttcaaaatggcCTTTGAATCATTAAGTTTGGTTAAGTAAAGAGTTAGAAATTAATGGAAGTTGGgaagaaaattttagttttctgAAAAATTTCAGCCGTGGTCGTTTAGCCACTTTCAGGCCAAATTTCTGAACAACACGGACTATATTCGAACTTTCTGTAAATTGGCATTGGTAGATCACATTCTTAGCTTTAATTTGGCTCTTGTAGAAGTGAATTTGGTTGGGAATCGAGCTCTTTAGGGGCTCTGGAAGTTGGcccaaaaatctgcaaaactgCAGATTTTCGCAAAGAAGGCGAGTACAGTGTACTCACGGGGGCGCGTAAACAACCACTTTGGGCGGCGCATGGGGGTGCGTCCTGCCTTCGGCCGGCGCGTGGTTGACACGGTGTGTTCGTGTCATCGAGTAgatcgatttcatatatttacaccctaggtttgagcaaactatgggggttttatttaggtttccgttatgtgctttaattaatgttatttagttatttcacatataggagaAACTTATTCCGAGGATTttcgaggccaagctaggctcgagggctacgacccaacgacgtacttgtgagtgggcagttgttttatacctatatatatttatagttttcataaatgcgtatttacttcacttttacgccTAACTTGCCTAGtatcattattgtgatataaattgtgataaatgctgctatatggttgtgatattactgtcatggcatTTATACGTACttgtgtacatgctcatcttacTGCACCTgatgttagtactcgccccagggccagggccaatccttcacgtgtatgttcacatccgcaccgttcgctcaccttggatccaagtttaagtgccagtcttgtcgggtagattgcattaggcgatccgacttgtatgtgatgtgcttttgcaccagtcttcacgtgatcatagtactagagcgtattaattacacccagtcctgttcatgtcagaaACCATATGTTCCAACttgtgtgtcagctt encodes the following:
- the LOC126616997 gene encoding uncharacterized protein LOC126616997, yielding MAPFEALYGKLCCTSLCWSKVGERVLIGLKIMEETTQNIQVIKANLKAAHDRQKSIANRVYKVSDWVFLKLSSWKGVVRFGKKRKLSPRYIGPYQIVERVGEVAYRLALPLELARVHNVFHVSMLRRYVSDPSHVIHPQPLEINLDLTYDEVPVTILDWKDKVLRNKTVRMVKVLWRNQTVEEATWETEERMRDMYPRLFYGFDNS